In a genomic window of Diabrotica undecimpunctata isolate CICGRU chromosome 2, icDiaUnde3, whole genome shotgun sequence:
- the LOC140434848 gene encoding translocator protein-like, which yields MAQILAPLILTILPNIGGIAGSFIVKNNMKSWYDTLKKPNLRPPKWAFAPVWTTLYCLMGYASYLVYESGNGLNGVTAISISVYGINIIANWLWTPIFFGKKDIKLAFYDILLVDVTAIGAAVMFYRINTIAGYLMIPYCLWQGVATLLNYFIWVLNPSKTASVRKHKNPKRK from the exons ATGGCGCAAATCTTAGCTCCTTTAATTCTCACAATTTTGCCCAATATTGGGGGAATAGCTGGTTCATTTATTGTAAAAAACAATATGAAGTCATGGTATGACACATTAAAGAAGCCGAATCTTAGACCACCCAAGTGGGCCTTCGCTCCAGTCTGGACAACTTTATATTGCTTGATGGGATATGCATCATATTTGGTTTACGAAAGTGGAAACGGATTGAATG gtgttACGGCAATTTCTATATCTGTATATGGTATAAATATTATAGCTAACTGGCTGTGGACTccaatttttttcggaaaaaagGATATAAAACTG gcgtTCTATGACATCCTGTTAGTCGATGTCACAGCCATAGGAGCAGCTGTCATGTTTTATAGAATTAATACAATTGCTGGTTACCTCATGATACCTTATTGTTTATGGCAAGGTGTTGCAACTCTACTCAATTACTTCATTTGGGTATTAAATCCTTCTAAGACTGCTTCAGTCAGAAAGCATAAGAATCCAAAACGAAAATAA